NNNNNNNNNNNNNNNNNNNNNNNNNNNNNNNNNNNNNNNNNNNNNNNNNNNNNNNNNNNNNNNNNNNNNNNNNNNNNNNNNNNNNNNNNNNNNNNNNNNNNNNNNNNNNNNNNNNNNNNNNNNNNNNNNNNNNNNNNNNNNNNNNNNNNNNNNNNNNNNNNNNNNNNNNNNNNNNNNNNNNNNNNNNNNNNNNNNNNNNNNNNNATCCGTCAGTTTTTATTAGTCATTGACTAATTATACGTTGAATCGGCAAAATATATGTCAATAATGTAAACGAACAAAAAATATGATCTGTTGAATTAGCAGCTATTTTAGAAACTTGGACACCTTCATCTGCAGGCAAATGTTTTTTTCCTCTTAACATATCCGTGAAGCAAATTAGTAATATTTATAGCattaaagaaatagataatggtcACTATCTGTGTATTCATTGAAGAGAAACATTTTGAATTGATGTTGTGCAAGTTTGTACATATGAATTTAGATACTTTGACTTTTCaaattagaatattttatttgatcTGGTTGtgaatgattattttattttctagaaTCAAATATTTGATTCTGATGCTACCTATGATTTCAAGCTTTATAATTTCCATTATTctgatttcttctttcttttttggatttttttttttttttacataaaactaaaaaagatGAGATTTAGCTTGAAATGGTACGGTAGACAATGAACTAGTTTTGacaattaaaatgaaaaatttacgTCCTTTTCGACAAAGGGTTACGTGTTTGTAAATATGGGAATCAGAGACCATGATGTGTTTGACTACATTATTGATTTTTCAAAGTTTCCAGAATTAGCATCTAATTTCATAATATGCTGGTCATTGATAATAAACTTAAAAGAAACTACAAAATAAAAGGcatagattaaaaagaaaaatgtggcCATCGATGATGACCCCTATATTTTGCCCATCcttttacttttatatatttgTTAAATTTCACTTATCGAAATTCAAGCAGTatgaattttaattaatattttttcatcatattaatattaaaagggttaaaatttatttttcagaaaattttaaaaatattaaattaagctAACTTAATTTAACTTCAAATATTAATCAAATTAACCCTCGTAAAATGAAAGATGACAAgtcaaaaaaacataaaaagtatACTTCACATTTACGAAATATAGtagatattgaaaatatatatggATGATGTTTCTTTGAAGTTAGCTATATGCATGGATAGGCGAAAGCAAGTACGCCTAATTGGTTACACCAAATTGATGAATATAGTTCTAAATTGAAAAAACGttactcattattttagttttgcttgGTCAAGCAACTACCGAGTCAACTTCAAATGGAAAAGTACTTCATATATAGCATCTTCTCATTTGTTTTCATTGTCTGAGTTAATCttcttggtttgttattgttatccatatttttttttggtttccattCGGCGTTCGGTGTTCGGTGTCCGCATTGGAATCCTCACTAATCCGGATCACGCGTtacagggcccattaaggtggcagcgctcccaacagagttttctccatacccagggtcgaaccctcgacctctgattaagggtggagcagcagCCCATCCACTGCATAACAACTCATCCATATCTTAATGATTAAGAGGCTCTCGTCTCTCTTTAAAGTCTTGTATTTTCTAGAATTTAGTTTTGCAATGCTAGAACGGAAGAACGTATAGAGGTACTCAACGAAGCATATAACtcgatcaaattaattttatatttgataaggAATTAAAGTATTTATCGCCAGATCAATAATAAATTTGCACCCAAGAATGTAGCCTAAAGGTTCAATGAAGTCGGATGAACTACCTCATGGTTCAATTCTTACAGAtaaacactaggtgattttttACTGACCCAAACATCACgatcataaaaatttataaattgatgGCTTCCCCACTCatcatttttcaaattatgaactagaaacttaaacaGCTAAATAAACATTACGgaaaaaaaatagggaaaaaaagGTAATGATGAAAATTGTTAGGCAATTGCAAATAAATATAAGGGGGAAATCAAGTTAACACCataaattaaagaattgaatGTCAGCGGCCGCATGTTACCTTCGAGGCTTCGACAAGGCAGCGTCATACCACCCTAAATTATCGCCTACAGCTAATTAATATGTTTCTAACTTAGATgatatacttttctttttattcagtTCAGATAAAAATATcagtttttcaaaattaaaaataatttacttttttttaaaaaatatctttaaatgaTTTATAGTCAAAGTGTATtagttcataaattttaaaaatatattttttaaacttgatGCAAAATTAAGTAGTATCACCTAAATTTAAAATGAGAGGGTATTGCAATTTATCCTCCATTGACGTGGTGAAATGGTAGACACATGCAAAATATCCATTCTCGTAAATCACCCCTATTTTGTtatcataatacaaaaaatattattttaggaCTTTCACAAGTGAAGAACACATGTAAACGTGATATTTCCTTATAAAGAATGAGATGCCAGTGACGTTTGCTTTCAATGAGTGTacgaaagaaaaagaaatcttaaaacttttaaaaatatttttgaaccaaaCATTATCAAAGAAAAGTCTTCCATATTCCGATGTTCACAAAAACTTGAAAATGCATGTGCAGTAGTTTCACATATCttgcaaaaatagaaaaaaaaattatttaaacacGGTGCTTGTTGTAAAAGTAGTAATGTTTTAGTAGAAAAACTCACCGATTAACCTATCAACGATATTGAATTACCAACGCTTACTACCAGCTTAGTAGTGATATTGTTAGCTTTTGGCCTAAAATTTGCGTAAAGAGTTACACCAAGAAGtctaattttcttgatttttcatgaattaagtAGAACCTAGAACTTTATAAATTCCAACTTTATATATAAAGCaatttcctttttcttctcttaAAAGTAGCTGCTTGTTTAAAACAGGAAAAATATACATGGACCACAGGCTTAAGTGTCAAATTTCTCCTCTTCCTTCATTATATTGGTTTGTGAACTAGAAAGAAAACTCAATTTTCCCTGGGATTCCTGGTTAATGTTACTAAAGTTAAAATGTTACAACTGGTATACCTTTCATCTCAAACCACTTTCTCCTTTAAAAACAAAGCAAGAAAGTGGACAATTTCACCTTCAACTTCACATAAATTTTGCCGGTCTCCTACCTACAAAGGTAGTGGCATGGTTTGCGTACACACTATCCTACCTACAAAGGTAGTGGCACTATCCTTCTCAGACCTCGGTTGTGGGTTTACACTGAGGAATGTTGTTGTAACTTCACCTAATTTTtcttccaaaaaaagaaaaacaagagaaatTTTGTTTCGTTTTCTTTAGTATCTTTTCAATGAATAAGGGAATGGATATTGAAAACATTGTGTTGTCCACATTGACACATTAACAACTGCTGTCCACATTGTGTTGCACTGATTAAACAATCAACATTACATGATGAATAATTCTCTAGGATAAATCACGAATAAGAAATAGGTACACGAATATCAACTCATAGATATTCAGTAATTACCCTCTGAATTCCAAATTAACAATAAGTTAATGATCCTAAACTCGATATCCAGAAACATCAAAATGAGAATAACACTTACTTGATCCTCATAATACATTTGATAGCAAGTAGAATTCCCTATCTAAGCTTCTCAAATAGAATTAGATCAGCTATAGACTAACTTGAGAATCACAAGGAAACAACTGAACAGCACATCATGGCACATGGCAACTGATAAAAGAATAATCATCTGCGATTTTGATGGAACACTATACTAAACGAAAGCGCCATTGGATTGTTAGATTTTTGCAATCCTTGGAACATCCACGGGGAATTGGTCGATCTCATCCATCCACGGGTTCTTCTCCTTGGCCGGATTAATTGATCGTAAGGCTTTCCAAACTGCACTGTTACATTTGAACCCTGAACCAAATGCTATCTGCCAAGTTCGGTCTCCCCTCTTGATCCTTCCCTTAGCTTCTGAGTAGGCCAATTCATACCAAAGGGAACTGCTTGAGGTGTTTCCAAATCGATACAATGTCATCCTTGAAGGCTCCATGTGCCAGTCAGTGAGGTGGAggtttttctctatttcatctaacACAGCTCTACCACCGGCGTGAATGCagaaatgctcaaaggccaaTCTAAAATCTGGGATATAAGGCTTGATCTTCATCTTCAAAAGTTTTCTTCCCACGAGGGTGGCGAAGAAAAGCAACTGCTCGGACATGGGAAGCACAAGAGGACCCAATGTGGTGATATTGGTCTTTAGAGCATCGCCAGCTACTGCCATCAAATCCTTCGACAGAGATACTCCAACTTTTCCATTGGGATCTTCCATTTGGTAAACACAAGAAAAGCACTTGTCATCAGAACCTTTGTGAGTTCTGACAGTATGCACCAACTGGTACTTTGATCTTCTTCGCTCAGATCCTTTGTTGGAGAGCAATACAGCAGCACCTCCCATACGGAATAAGCAATTTGGAAGCAGCATGGATTTCTCGGTCCCAAAATACCAGTTCAGGGTGATGTTTTCCATGCTGAGCACCAAGGCATATGTGTTGGGGTGGACTTGAAGAAGATCTTTTGCAAGATCGATTGAGATTAAACCGGCACTGCAACCCATTCCACCTAGATTGTAGCTAACGATGTTTCCACGAAGCTTGTAGTGGTTCACAATCATTGCAGACAACGAGGGTGTC
The Capsicum annuum cultivar UCD-10X-F1 chromosome 6, UCD10Xv1.1, whole genome shotgun sequence DNA segment above includes these coding regions:
- the LOC107872813 gene encoding 3-ketoacyl-CoA synthase 11 — its product is MSESKPEVPVNNPPSYARNFPDFKQSVKLKYVKLGYHYLITHGMYLFLSPLVIVLAAQLSTFSPSDLYVLWEQLRFNLISVVICSTLLVFLSTLYFLTRPRPVYLVNFSCYKPEDARICTRKIFMERSKLTGSFPDETLEFQRKILERSGLGESTYLPEAVLRVPPNPCMAEARKEAETVMFGAIDELLAKTGVKPKDIGILVVNCSLFNPTPSLSAMIVNHYKLRGNIVSYNLGGMGCSAGLISIDLAKDLLQVHPNTYALVLSMENITLNWYFGTEKSMLLPNCLFRMGGAAVLLSNKGSERRRSKYQLVHTVRTHKGSDDKCFSCVYQMEDPNGKVGVSLSKDLMAVAGDALKTNITTLGPLVLPMSEQLLFFATLVGRKLLKMKIKPYIPDFRLAFEHFCIHAGGRAVLDEIEKNLHLTDWHMEPSRMTLYRFGNTSSSSLWYELAYSEAKGRIKRGDRTWQIAFGSGFKCNSAVWKALRSINPAKEKNPWMDEIDQFPVDVPRIAKI